The following are encoded together in the Rhodothermales bacterium genome:
- a CDS encoding dihydrodipicolinate reductase encodes MLTSSPLRVIQYGLGPIGLACVRTVLSKADTGQIELVGAIDVDPQKVGRDVGDLLGSGETTGIVVSDDAARTLDEARPDVVLHTTSSFLPGVRDQLLGCVRAGVHVVSSTEELSFPFDRHPALAAELDEAAEDAGVVLVGTGVNPGYAMDTLALTATGVCVGVSRVHVERIVDAGLRRGPLQRKVGAGISEADFEEKKATGKFGHIGLRESLLMIADGLGWPLDAINESLRPMIADRAHRTPHVTVEEGAVTGIRHSITGAVGGEVVISLDLRMYVGAEDPRDRVRVEGDPPVELVVPGGIFGDTATVATLVNTAALVGEARPGLRTMAELPVPRAFATRPAKG; translated from the coding sequence ATGCTCACGTCCTCCCCGCTCCGCGTCATTCAGTACGGCCTCGGCCCCATCGGGCTCGCTTGTGTCCGCACCGTCCTCTCGAAAGCCGACACCGGGCAGATCGAACTCGTCGGCGCCATCGACGTGGACCCGCAGAAGGTCGGGCGCGACGTGGGCGACCTCCTCGGGAGCGGCGAAACGACGGGGATCGTGGTCTCCGACGACGCGGCGCGGACGCTCGACGAGGCCCGGCCGGACGTGGTGCTGCACACGACCTCGTCGTTCCTGCCGGGCGTGCGCGACCAACTCCTCGGCTGTGTCCGCGCCGGCGTCCATGTCGTCTCCTCGACGGAAGAGCTGTCGTTCCCCTTCGACCGCCACCCCGCGCTCGCTGCCGAGCTCGATGAAGCGGCGGAGGACGCGGGCGTCGTGCTCGTCGGGACGGGCGTGAACCCTGGCTACGCGATGGATACGCTCGCGCTCACCGCCACAGGCGTCTGCGTCGGCGTGTCGCGCGTGCACGTCGAGCGGATCGTGGACGCGGGGCTGCGGCGCGGGCCGCTCCAGCGAAAGGTCGGCGCGGGCATCAGCGAGGCCGACTTCGAGGAGAAGAAGGCGACGGGGAAATTCGGCCACATCGGACTCCGCGAATCCCTGCTGATGATCGCGGACGGGCTCGGCTGGCCGCTCGACGCGATCAACGAATCGCTGCGGCCGATGATCGCCGACCGGGCGCACCGGACGCCGCACGTCACCGTCGAAGAGGGCGCGGTGACGGGCATCCGGCACTCGATCACCGGGGCCGTCGGGGGCGAGGTGGTGATCTCCCTCGATCTGCGGATGTACGTCGGCGCCGAGGACCCGCGCGACCGCGTCCGGGTCGAGGGCGATCCGCCGGTGGAGCTCGTCGTGCCGGGCGGCATCTTCGGCGACACGGCGACGGTGGCGACGCTCGTAAACACGGCCGCGCTCGTCGGCGAGGCGCGGCCGGGGCTTCGGACGATGGCCGAATTGCCCGTACCCCGCGCGTTCGCTACGCGCCCGGCGAAGGGGTGA
- a CDS encoding serine hydrolase, with translation MLRRPRLALLLGVSLLTGCTASPSAETDRTLRAAVEAVLADYPEATVAVAVRDPATDTRFDINTERVFHAASTMKVPVMIEAFRRAGTEQLGDSLTVRNEFRSIVDGSPFAITDDSDDTLYERIGERVPVQALLRRMITHSSNLATNLLIEHATADSVQQTIERLGTERMRVLRGVEDLKAFDQGLSNTATAADLATLLLALMEGRAVSPSADSAMVAILLDQSFDAMIPAGLPTDVRVAHKTGEITRIHHDAAIVYPDDAPPYVLVVLTEGVDDHDRSARLGAALARVVHTTLRGPAPLSDD, from the coding sequence ATGCTCCGCCGCCCCCGCCTCGCGCTCCTGCTCGGGGTCTCCCTGCTGACCGGCTGCACCGCCTCGCCCTCGGCCGAGACCGACCGGACATTGCGCGCGGCGGTCGAAGCCGTCCTCGCGGACTACCCGGAGGCGACCGTCGCCGTCGCCGTCCGCGACCCGGCGACGGACACGCGGTTCGACATCAACACGGAGCGTGTTTTCCACGCGGCCAGCACGATGAAAGTGCCGGTGATGATCGAGGCCTTCCGCCGCGCCGGGACCGAACAGCTCGGCGATTCGCTTACGGTGCGCAACGAATTCCGGTCCATCGTCGACGGCTCGCCCTTCGCCATCACAGACGATTCCGACGACACACTCTACGAACGGATCGGCGAGCGCGTGCCGGTGCAGGCTCTCCTCCGCCGGATGATCACGCACTCGTCGAACCTCGCGACGAACCTCCTCATCGAGCACGCCACGGCCGACTCCGTCCAGCAGACCATCGAGCGTCTCGGCACCGAGCGGATGCGCGTGCTCCGCGGCGTGGAAGACCTCAAGGCCTTCGATCAGGGATTGAGCAACACGGCCACGGCCGCCGACCTCGCCACGCTCCTCCTCGCCCTCATGGAGGGCCGTGCCGTCTCTCCTTCGGCCGACTCCGCGATGGTCGCCATCCTGCTCGACCAATCCTTCGACGCGATGATCCCGGCCGGGCTACCGACCGACGTCCGCGTGGCCCACAAGACGGGCGAGATTACGCGCATTCACCACGACGCCGCGATCGTCTATCCCGACGATGCGCCGCCGTACGTCCTCGTCGTCCTCACCGAAGGCGTCGACGACCACGACCGCTCGGCGCGACTCGGAGCCGCGCTCGCACGCGTCGTCCACACGACGCTGCGAGGCCCCGCGCCTCTTTCCGACGACTGA